The following proteins are co-located in the Hemiscyllium ocellatum isolate sHemOce1 chromosome 47, sHemOce1.pat.X.cur, whole genome shotgun sequence genome:
- the LOC132836618 gene encoding basic proline-rich protein-like, protein MPPQPPAERPQVLTSLGHGAQTPTTQGSGPKLQPPGHQAPNSNHPGTRPQTPQPRAPGPKLQPSTDQVPNSNHPGTRPQTPTTRAPGPKLQTTWGPGPKLHNLGHQAPNSTTSGTRPQTPTTRGTGPKLQPPGDQAPNSTTPSPRPQTTTTRGPGLNSTTSGNRAHLHNLGHQAPNSNHPGTKSQTTTTRGPGPNSTTSGTRPQTPQPRAPGPKLHNLGHQAPNSNHPGTKSQTPTTQGSGPKLQPPRDQAPNSNHPGTRPQTPTTRAPGPKLHNPEPQAPNSNHPGTRSQTPQPRAQAPNSNHLGTRPQTPQPRAPGPKLHNLGHQAPNSNHPGTKSQTPTTQGSGPKLQPPRDQAPNSNHPGTRPQTPTTRAPGPKLHNPEPQAPNSNHPGTRSQTPQPRAQAPNSNHLGTRPQTPTTRGPGPKLQPPGDQAPNSNHRGPGPKLQPPGDQAPNSNHPGTRPQTPTTQGPGPKLQPPRDQAPNSKPPGDQAPNSKPPGDQAPNSTTSGTGPKLQPPGHQAPNSNHPGTRPQFHNCGHQGPNSKPPRAQAPNFTTSGTTPKLQKSCVAGRNNLAVPGSKHLGLQQHQDQAPRPPNNHRPLAQLPGPSSNIRN, encoded by the coding sequence ATGCCACCCCAGCCACCTGCTGAAAGGCCTCAGGTCCTAACAAGCTTGGGGCATGGGGCCCAAACTCCGACCACCCAGGGATCAGGCCCCAAACTCCAACCACCCGGGCACCAGGCCCCAAACTCCAACCACCCGGGCACCAGGCCCCAAACTCCACAACCTCGGGCCCCAGGCCCCAAACTCCAACCATCCACGGACCAAGTCCCAAACTCCAACCACCCGGGCACCAGGCCCCAAACTCCAACCACCCGGGCACCAGGCCCCAAACTCCAAACCACCTGGGGACCAGGCCCCAAACTCCACAACCTCGGGCACCAGGCCCCAAACTCCACAACCTCGGGCACCAGGCCCCAAACTCCAACCACCCGGGGCACAGGCCCCAAACTCCAACCACCTGGGGACCAGGCCCCAAACTCCACAACCCCGAGCCCCAGGCCCCAAACTACAACCACCCGGGGACCAGGCCTCAACTCCACAACATCGGGCAACAGGGCCCATCTCCACAACCTCGGGCACCAGGCCCCAAACTCCAACCATCCAGGGACCAAGTCCCAAACTACAACCACCCGGGGACCAGGCCCCAACTCCACAACATCGGGCACCAGGCCCCAAACTCCACAACCCCGGGCACCAGGCCCAAAACTCCACAACCTCGGGCACCAGGCCCCAAACTCCAACCATCCAGGGACCAAGTCCCAAACTCCAACCACCCAGGGATCAGGCCCCAAACTCCAACCACCCAGGGATCAGGCCCCAAACTCCAACCACCCGGGCACCAGGCCCCAAACTCCAACCACCCGGGCACCAGGCCCCAAACTCCACAACCCCGAGCCCCAGGCCCCAAACTCCAACCACCCGGGGACCAGATCCCAAACTCCACAACCTCGGGCACAGGCCCCAAACTCCAACCACCTGGGCACCAGGCCCCAAACTCCACAACCCCGGGCACCAGGCCCAAAACTCCACAACCTCGGGCACCAGGCCCCAAACTCCAACCATCCAGGGACCAAGTCCCAAACTCCAACCACCCAGGGATCAGGCCCCAAACTCCAACCACCCAGGGATCAGGCCCCAAACTCCAACCACCCGGGCACCAGGCCCCAAACTCCAACCACCCGGGCACCAGGCCCCAAACTCCACAACCCCGAGCCCCAGGCCCCAAACTCCAACCACCCGGGGACCAGATCCCAAACTCCACAACCTCGGGCACAGGCCCCAAACTCCAACCACCTGGGCACCAGGCCCCAAACTCCAACCACCCGGGGACCAGGCCCCAAACTCCAACCACCCGGGGACCAGGCCCCAAACTCCAACCACCGGGGACCAGGCCCCAAACTCCAACCACCTGGGGACCAGGCCCCAAACTCCAACCACCCGGGGACCAGGCCCCAAACTCCAACCACCCAGGGACCAGGCCCCAAACTCCAACCACCCAGGGACCAGGCCCCAAACTCCAAACCACCTGGGGACCAGGCCCCAAACTCCAAACCACCTGGGGACCAGGCCCCAAACTCCACAACCTCAGGCACAGGCCCCAAACTCCAACCACCCGGGCACCAGGCCCCAAACTCCAACCACCCGGGCACCAGGCCCCAATTCCACAACTGTGGGCACCAGGGCCCAAACTCCAAACCACCCAGGGCTCAGGCACCAAACTTCACAACCTCGGGCACCACGCCCAAACTCCAAAAATCTTGCGTTGCAGGCCGCAACAACCTCGCAGTCCCAGGCTCCAAACACCTGGGACTCCAACAACATCAAGACCAGGCCCCAAGGCCCCCCAACAACCACAGGCCCTTGGCTCAACTCCCAGGACCTAGCTCCAATATCCGAAACTGA